Proteins from one methanogenic archaeon mixed culture ISO4-G1 genomic window:
- a CDS encoding DEAD/DEAH box helicase: protein MTFPELCPDILRVLKGKGIEEPTPPQADSIPRIIRGENLLIVAPTGIGKTEAAMLPVLEMILRSKGKPGIRCIYITPLRALNRDMLKRMEDYGRELGITVGVRHGDTPQAERNRQSEHPPEILITTPETLQVMFTGKRLVQHMKNVEWVIVDEIHELSNTERGAQMSVALERLVLLAGNYQRIGLSATVGNVDHVARFLAGNNREVVIRKHDTHRDFEISVESPVPENDPVLRDRLQSDPDILAVMKRAREVIDSGNSTLFFVNTRETAEWLAARYHLWDEDISVEVHHGSLSKENRMDMEDRFKKGEVKCLICTSSLELGIDVGSTDMVIQYNSPRQVSRMIQRAGRAGHRIGETIRAKILATAPDEVAEAMVVARRCDSKELEYFEGRECPLTVVANQLIAMTMTGAMDKELAYKVMRNAYPFRNLQMSQMLDVLEQLKSIKMVFDDGNTFKRSKKGMNYFYDNISMIPDERTYMIRDIGTRAIIGTLDESFVASFAEEFAMFIAKGRTWRIVEMREDEILVEEAKDVGSVPNWVGSDIPVPFEVAMEVGKMRRTRRFSDYPGDDGCVRVLKEYFASQDEKSTMPTDKTVTVEIAERMAIINCCFGSRVNETLGKIYSALLTARLGESIGVTTDPYRIILELPRHVDKETMMNTIRSVKPGTVEALTRMTIMNSSFLRWRFVYVAKKFGIIEKEADHRFMNFSRLFELHRDTPAYTEAIDKVLWEDLDIPNTEKVVSMMASGEIELVQERISAIGLEGITRSKELMQPVRADHSILMALKKRLEDEVLFASCMHCGSQSRFRVGDAPKKFKCPQCGGVMIAVLKGYERDTVKLLKEPALSKQEKADLQKMGRNANLVFEQGSRAVLVLAGRGIGPDTAARILRTLHTDEDEFLRDIMNAEILFAKNKRFWD from the coding sequence ATGACATTCCCCGAACTCTGCCCGGACATCCTACGCGTCCTGAAGGGCAAGGGGATCGAGGAACCCACACCGCCCCAGGCGGATTCGATCCCGAGGATAATCAGGGGGGAGAACCTCCTCATCGTCGCACCGACCGGCATCGGGAAGACAGAGGCGGCCATGCTGCCCGTCCTGGAGATGATCCTCAGGAGCAAGGGGAAGCCCGGGATCAGGTGCATCTACATCACACCCCTCAGGGCCCTGAACAGGGACATGCTGAAGAGAATGGAGGATTACGGGAGGGAGCTCGGCATCACGGTCGGCGTGAGGCACGGGGACACCCCCCAGGCCGAGAGGAACCGCCAGTCGGAGCACCCTCCGGAGATACTGATCACGACGCCCGAGACCCTGCAGGTCATGTTCACCGGCAAGAGACTGGTCCAGCACATGAAGAACGTGGAATGGGTCATCGTGGACGAGATCCATGAGCTTTCCAACACGGAGAGGGGTGCCCAGATGAGCGTCGCCCTCGAGAGGCTGGTCCTTCTGGCCGGGAACTATCAGAGGATAGGGCTTTCCGCCACCGTCGGCAACGTCGACCACGTCGCACGGTTCCTGGCAGGGAACAACAGGGAGGTCGTCATAAGGAAACATGACACCCACAGGGACTTCGAGATCTCCGTGGAAAGCCCGGTCCCCGAAAACGACCCTGTGCTCCGCGACAGGCTCCAGAGCGACCCTGACATCCTTGCCGTGATGAAAAGAGCCAGAGAGGTCATCGACAGCGGTAATTCGACGCTGTTCTTCGTCAACACGAGGGAGACCGCGGAATGGCTCGCCGCACGTTATCACCTGTGGGACGAGGACATATCAGTCGAGGTCCACCACGGTTCCCTGTCCAAGGAGAACAGGATGGACATGGAGGACCGTTTCAAGAAGGGGGAGGTGAAGTGCCTGATATGTACATCCTCCCTGGAGCTCGGTATCGACGTGGGCAGCACCGATATGGTGATCCAGTACAACTCACCCAGACAGGTTTCGCGCATGATCCAGCGTGCCGGACGCGCCGGCCACAGGATCGGGGAGACCATCCGCGCCAAGATACTGGCCACGGCACCGGACGAGGTGGCCGAGGCCATGGTGGTCGCCCGCAGGTGCGACTCCAAGGAACTAGAGTACTTCGAGGGCAGGGAATGCCCCCTGACCGTCGTCGCCAACCAGCTGATAGCCATGACCATGACCGGCGCGATGGACAAGGAGCTTGCGTACAAGGTCATGAGGAACGCGTACCCGTTCAGGAACCTGCAGATGAGCCAGATGCTCGATGTTTTGGAACAATTGAAGAGCATCAAGATGGTCTTCGACGACGGGAACACCTTCAAGCGCTCCAAGAAGGGTATGAACTACTTCTACGACAACATCTCGATGATCCCCGACGAGCGCACATACATGATCCGCGACATCGGGACAAGGGCGATCATAGGTACGCTGGACGAGAGCTTCGTCGCGTCCTTCGCCGAGGAATTTGCCATGTTCATCGCCAAGGGAAGGACCTGGCGCATTGTCGAGATGAGGGAGGATGAGATCCTCGTCGAGGAGGCCAAGGACGTGGGTTCCGTCCCGAACTGGGTCGGATCGGACATCCCCGTTCCCTTCGAGGTCGCGATGGAGGTCGGCAAGATGAGGAGGACCAGAAGGTTCTCCGACTATCCTGGGGACGACGGATGCGTCAGGGTGCTCAAGGAGTACTTCGCATCCCAGGACGAGAAGTCCACAATGCCCACGGACAAGACGGTCACCGTCGAGATCGCCGAGCGCATGGCGATCATCAACTGCTGTTTCGGGAGCAGGGTGAACGAGACCCTCGGCAAGATCTACTCAGCGCTTCTAACCGCCCGCCTGGGCGAATCCATAGGGGTCACCACCGACCCGTACCGCATCATCCTGGAGCTACCTAGGCACGTGGACAAGGAGACGATGATGAACACCATCAGGTCCGTGAAGCCGGGAACGGTCGAGGCACTAACCAGGATGACCATCATGAACTCATCGTTCCTGAGGTGGAGGTTCGTCTACGTCGCGAAGAAGTTCGGGATCATCGAGAAGGAGGCCGACCACCGTTTCATGAACTTCAGCAGGCTCTTCGAGCTCCACAGGGACACGCCTGCGTACACCGAGGCGATCGACAAGGTCCTCTGGGAGGACTTGGATATCCCCAACACCGAGAAGGTCGTGTCCATGATGGCCTCCGGCGAGATCGAGCTCGTCCAGGAGAGGATCTCCGCCATAGGCCTCGAGGGTATCACCAGATCGAAGGAGCTCATGCAGCCGGTCCGCGCCGACCACTCCATCCTGATGGCCCTGAAGAAGAGGCTCGAGGACGAGGTCCTGTTCGCATCCTGCATGCACTGCGGCTCCCAGAGCAGGTTCAGGGTGGGTGACGCACCGAAGAAGTTCAAGTGTCCCCAGTGCGGGGGCGTCATGATCGCCGTACTCAAGGGCTACGAGAGGGACACAGTCAAACTCCTCAAAGAGCCAGCATTGTCAAAGCAGGAAAAGGCGGACCTTCAGAAGATGGGGCGCAACGCGAACCTGGTGTTCGAACAGGGCAGCCGTGCGGTACTCGTCCTTGCAGGGAGAGGCATCGGGCCCGACACCGCGGCGAGGATCCTGCGCACGCTCCACACCGACGAGGACGAATTCCTCAGGGACATCATGAACGCCGAGATCCTGTTCGCCAAGAACAAGAGGTTCTGGGATTGA
- a CDS encoding NADPH-dependent FMN reductase encodes MISEAANRYILVHTSTVSDIMANIIILNAAARKNGNTAALVEAFMKGAKESGNTVKEFYLQTMTIRGCLACMGCTRNAEPCAQKDEMTQIYEAFKDCDTVVMSSPVYFYGVAGPLKTTVDRLFAVFSKYGYEACQRDCALLMTSDDPEFDEPLDWYRKFADNMGWNNLGEVLGSGRVQEAHDLGASIGH; translated from the coding sequence ATGATATCCGAGGCTGCCAATCGATATATCCTCGTACATACGTCGACCGTCAGTGACATCATGGCGAATATAATCATACTCAACGCAGCCGCCAGGAAGAACGGGAACACCGCCGCCCTGGTGGAGGCCTTCATGAAAGGTGCGAAGGAATCCGGGAACACGGTGAAGGAGTTCTACCTCCAGACCATGACGATCCGCGGATGCCTCGCATGCATGGGCTGCACCCGCAACGCGGAGCCCTGCGCCCAAAAGGATGAGATGACCCAGATATACGAAGCCTTCAAGGATTGCGACACCGTGGTCATGTCCTCCCCGGTGTACTTCTACGGCGTGGCGGGACCCCTCAAGACCACGGTGGACCGTCTGTTCGCCGTCTTCTCCAAGTACGGTTACGAAGCATGCCAGAGGGACTGCGCCCTGCTCATGACATCCGACGATCCCGAATTCGACGAGCCGCTGGACTGGTACCGCAAGTTCGCCGACAACATGGGATGGAACAATCTCGGAGAGGTCCTGGGTTCCGGAAGGGTCCAGGAAGCCCACGACCTGGGCGCTTCTATCGGCCACTGA
- a CDS encoding EamA-like transporter family protein, producing MYVVIGASLWGTIGLFTRSLAPFISPLQMAFARCLVTVIILLAAILVLDRKLLRISPRDIWMFIGTGLFSIVFFTVSYFTTQQLVSLSTASVLLYTAPCFVVIMSAILFKEKLTRNKVLALALAFAGCVFATGIGMNDLNIGVLYGIMAGFGYALYSIFSKYALVKYKLLTILFYTFLVASICLLPFCDLPQFAGACAEQTVIFNILALGILCTIMPYYFYTVGLKGMDAGKASIIAFVEPMVATVLSICIGDPFSIMNIVGIVMIFFSLVLLNRRAEDQPTSS from the coding sequence ATGTACGTCGTTATCGGCGCTTCGCTCTGGGGTACGATAGGTCTCTTCACGCGTTCGCTCGCACCGTTCATCTCGCCCCTGCAGATGGCCTTCGCCAGATGCCTGGTGACCGTCATCATACTGCTGGCCGCCATATTGGTCCTGGACAGGAAGCTCCTGAGGATCTCTCCCAGGGACATCTGGATGTTCATCGGTACGGGACTGTTCAGCATAGTGTTCTTCACGGTCTCGTACTTCACCACCCAACAGCTGGTATCGCTGTCCACGGCCTCGGTCCTTCTGTACACGGCGCCCTGTTTCGTCGTCATCATGTCCGCGATACTGTTCAAGGAGAAACTGACAAGGAACAAGGTCCTGGCCCTCGCCCTGGCTTTCGCCGGCTGCGTGTTCGCCACCGGGATAGGGATGAACGATCTGAATATAGGCGTGCTCTACGGGATCATGGCAGGTTTCGGATACGCACTGTACTCTATTTTCAGCAAGTACGCTCTGGTGAAATACAAGCTGCTGACAATCCTGTTCTACACGTTCCTGGTGGCATCGATCTGCCTCCTGCCGTTCTGCGACCTTCCACAGTTCGCCGGTGCGTGTGCCGAACAGACCGTCATATTCAACATACTGGCACTTGGCATCCTGTGCACCATAATGCCGTATTATTTCTACACCGTCGGACTCAAGGGCATGGATGCGGGGAAGGCTTCGATCATCGCCTTCGTTGAGCCCATGGTCGCTACCGTCCTGAGCATCTGCATCGGGGACCCCTTCAGCATAATGAACATCGTCGGAATAGTGATGATCTTCTTCTCGCTGGTGCTCCTCAACCGCAGGGCAGAGGATCAGCCGACGAGCTCGTAA
- a CDS encoding Fe-S oxidoreductase — MPQIAQELTQCVQCGYCIDVCEAHAQTPWDSVTPRGKIYYLKQIDLKGTGAMDKVLGRPVALSPEFVDAMYKCTGCGNCEIVCHAKIRLVDLWETMRKWMVEIGIGPMPAAVAMGKSIHKNHNPYNEPDSKRDAWWPEDVERHIPANVIFFAGCTGSYRMQHIAQAGVRVLDRAGVQMNCLGPDEWCCSSPLIRTGNERESTDCAQHNVEKADGMGAKDMVMTCSGCYKTVSCDFGRFYAKAGQNVYHFSQYVEQLINDRKLPLNNEFNHKVTYHDPCHLGRHSGVFDAPRNVIKKIKGVEFVEMERSRENSRCCGAGGGYKSTYPDFALNIGVARIRDAEATGADVLVTCCPFCVLNLTQAAKKVGSNIKVMDLSQVLLEVTAPKPEAAAAEPAKA, encoded by the coding sequence ATGCCGCAGATCGCGCAGGAACTCACACAGTGCGTCCAGTGCGGATACTGTATCGATGTCTGCGAGGCCCACGCCCAGACACCTTGGGACTCCGTCACACCCAGGGGAAAGATCTACTACCTGAAGCAGATCGACCTGAAGGGAACCGGTGCGATGGACAAGGTCCTCGGAAGGCCCGTCGCCCTCAGCCCCGAGTTCGTCGACGCCATGTACAAGTGCACAGGCTGCGGAAACTGTGAGATCGTCTGCCATGCCAAGATCCGCCTGGTCGACCTTTGGGAGACCATGAGGAAATGGATGGTCGAGATCGGAATCGGACCGATGCCCGCGGCAGTCGCGATGGGTAAGAGCATCCACAAGAACCACAACCCCTACAACGAGCCCGACTCCAAGAGGGATGCATGGTGGCCCGAGGACGTCGAGAGGCACATCCCCGCCAACGTCATCTTCTTCGCGGGATGTACCGGATCCTACAGGATGCAGCACATCGCACAGGCCGGTGTCAGGGTCCTCGACCGCGCAGGCGTCCAGATGAACTGTCTCGGACCCGACGAGTGGTGCTGTTCCTCTCCCCTCATAAGGACCGGAAACGAGAGGGAGTCCACCGACTGTGCGCAGCACAACGTCGAGAAGGCCGACGGAATGGGAGCCAAGGACATGGTCATGACCTGCTCCGGATGCTACAAGACCGTCTCCTGCGACTTCGGAAGGTTCTACGCCAAGGCCGGACAGAACGTCTACCACTTCTCACAGTACGTCGAGCAGCTCATCAACGACAGGAAGCTGCCCCTCAACAACGAGTTCAACCACAAGGTCACATACCACGACCCCTGCCACCTCGGAAGGCACTCCGGAGTCTTCGACGCTCCCAGGAACGTCATCAAGAAGATCAAGGGTGTCGAGTTCGTCGAGATGGAGAGGTCCAGGGAGAACTCCAGGTGCTGCGGTGCCGGAGGAGGATACAAGAGTACCTACCCCGACTTTGCCCTCAACATCGGAGTCGCAAGGATCCGCGATGCAGAGGCGACCGGCGCCGATGTGCTGGTCACCTGCTGTCCCTTCTGCGTGCTGAACCTGACCCAGGCGGCCAAGAAGGTCGGCTCCAACATCAAGGTCATGGATCTTTCCCAGGTCCTCCTCGAGGTCACAGCTCCCAAACCCGAGGCAGCTGCCGCAGAGCCCGCAAAGGCCTGA
- a CDS encoding fumarylacetoacetate hydrolase family protein: MRPTKIVCIGWNYRSHVKELESKLPEVPTIFFKPVSCLIGNGDDIVIPKGVTNVQHEVELALVYGKDCKGVSERDALSYISQVAVFNDVSARDMQKKAREEGNTWDLSKGMDTFGPMSEPIPVRDAGNLQDLDLELRVNGEVRQKGNTRDMIFTIPWLISYVSRYITMNEGDVLITGTPEGVSEIRPGDKVEAWIQNVGTLTNGVRSE; this comes from the coding sequence ATGAGGCCGACCAAGATCGTCTGCATCGGATGGAACTACCGTTCCCACGTCAAGGAGCTGGAGTCGAAGCTCCCAGAAGTCCCCACGATATTCTTCAAACCTGTCAGTTGCCTCATCGGCAACGGGGACGACATCGTCATCCCGAAAGGGGTCACGAACGTGCAGCACGAGGTGGAGCTGGCACTTGTATACGGAAAGGATTGCAAAGGCGTCTCCGAGCGGGATGCCTTGAGTTACATATCCCAAGTCGCCGTCTTCAACGACGTCTCCGCGAGGGACATGCAGAAGAAGGCCCGCGAGGAGGGGAACACATGGGACCTCAGCAAGGGCATGGACACCTTCGGACCGATGTCCGAGCCGATCCCGGTGAGGGACGCAGGGAACCTTCAGGATCTCGATCTGGAGCTCAGGGTCAACGGGGAGGTCAGGCAGAAGGGCAACACCCGCGACATGATCTTCACGATCCCATGGCTGATATCCTACGTGTCCAGATACATCACCATGAACGAGGGCGATGTGCTGATAACCGGGACCCCCGAGGGCGTATCGGAGATCAGGCCCGGGGACAAGGTCGAGGCTTGGATCCAGAACGTCGGGACCCTGACCAACGGCGTCAGGTCGGAATGA
- a CDS encoding small multidrug resistance protein encodes MTDLAILWVIAAGLMEPIWMVSLKKYNDSKNILWGGVVLAFMFIGPACLSMATEGSMPVSVAYSVWVSIGTAMTTLVGWLYYKDPIDRKTILFLLMILTGVVGLDLVTG; translated from the coding sequence ATGACCGACCTTGCCATTCTGTGGGTGATCGCCGCCGGATTGATGGAACCGATCTGGATGGTCTCGCTCAAGAAGTACAACGACTCCAAGAACATCCTTTGGGGCGGAGTCGTTCTGGCATTCATGTTCATCGGACCCGCATGCCTGTCCATGGCCACTGAGGGCTCGATGCCGGTCAGCGTAGCATATTCGGTATGGGTGAGCATCGGTACGGCCATGACCACGCTGGTGGGGTGGCTATACTACAAGGACCCGATCGACAGGAAGACGATACTGTTCCTGCTGATGATCCTGACAGGAGTCGTCGGACTGGACCTTGTGACGGGGTGA
- a CDS encoding small multidrug resistance protein yields the protein MNSGWYWVILGGIVEAIYTTFMGLAEGMTDLVYTALGLGFSIVGTVLLNGGLKRGLQMGASYAVWVGVGVGGAAIADILVFSNGLDILGYMFLALVFGGVLGLNLQTDNKITSE from the coding sequence ATGAACAGCGGTTGGTACTGGGTGATCCTCGGCGGTATCGTCGAAGCGATATACACAACATTCATGGGCCTTGCGGAAGGCATGACCGATCTCGTCTACACGGCATTGGGACTGGGATTCAGCATCGTGGGCACGGTCCTCCTGAACGGAGGTCTGAAGAGGGGCCTCCAGATGGGTGCCAGTTATGCTGTCTGGGTAGGTGTCGGCGTGGGCGGAGCCGCGATCGCCGACATTCTGGTGTTCTCCAACGGCCTCGACATACTGGGTTACATGTTCCTGGCCCTGGTCTTCGGCGGCGTACTGGGACTGAACCTTCAGACGGACAACAAAATAACATCCGAATGA
- a CDS encoding cell surface protein, whose product MNSKTKLLAAFAVALAMLVPLSMTDSAQESDAGLQDTMDGLTGLFEGIGDASTLPENIDKDLTVTDDTAVVGDVKMAAGVTVTVESGASLIMEMNSSFSLTAGEGCKFVFEEGSVLSYFGSNYEFKETTAVKVSGKASYTIVNTEPPKDKISINSKVTIAVDKGTVVEVSDVIVKFEGAVEATGDLTVNVNGSITDIIAYIQNKEYNKIDASADLKVDFNIGKITVTTKDDKFAVESGKASLSVKASTPLANKTEDFRGNIVAESKIECSVDDQKFTEELNGSLDLKFNGIEKVDILDPSTYKNISIDASGSFKSTMTADIVTDDFTLKGLKDTAELSFSEDSATGSSEFSIKELRIKQAVEGVETNVVINNLSAKGSFSIDLKEAEEKAKDIDLPQVDVDSLKSKIKNLLSQLDSSNINFDDLTAKVKDIANKVRNTDFSKIDAKDIEEILDNMESLIAKITGDDSFSFDDIDMESIINSDFVQQMKDAAESVDIEASMEISVGDLEVETKGDVYNLITVNGFKVDAKVTADSSLKVQANAKLDKAEFTANAPGAFQMATINGLEASVTYDGQVEAKITLKDAMTKDIKNGAGSAVSASGIEIAISSEDEVLSLSVKGSMNNKSYANGTISSETGLTDLSVKISLDLSDIDIIGIISGEVSPMVILQNITVEEITGKMSQTSQGITMDWGSVKFDMENMIMSSEKITLSGTYTVHDSSISKIEGSIINYHQPVMSFGNYGFDSAEVTYTMKDGSKVIDKMEVADSKLIEKITVSGDVNYGEIQSAVGIFAAIGYYLSEKELTVDGDGRLIMSSFGFDYDLNGTVYVTEFIQIDGENYSLNFNGAYLAIADGDASKMTVQAAKGYTLDPESYEGFEIQDGYVVITDNYLTAVSVGEKFKLTIDGKEQEATYGQYVDADVADDVIWLKDSSGTVYGDVSDGSWSYEYLYYGDLTLTSVTGTEAKVKSGETVSAESNDFYFAVPMEADVFTVSAPSGLIFTVDTEYAYSESFCVSNAKTTYNGSEAYDITATGPMSVKFPVKDENTVLYHIINGVPVEMAGTYEVDENGQMYLCATLTSYSTYVLDSGTAGGLVLDMTMLVIIFAVFVVVIVAAVIVVKKKRAA is encoded by the coding sequence GTGAATTCTAAGACGAAATTACTGGCCGCATTCGCTGTGGCCCTTGCAATGCTCGTCCCCTTGTCCATGACGGATTCCGCACAGGAATCCGACGCTGGACTGCAAGATACCATGGACGGCCTGACAGGCCTCTTCGAGGGCATCGGGGATGCCAGCACACTTCCCGAGAACATCGATAAAGACCTGACGGTCACCGACGACACAGCCGTTGTCGGGGACGTCAAGATGGCAGCCGGAGTCACGGTCACCGTGGAGTCCGGAGCATCGCTCATCATGGAAATGAACAGCTCGTTCTCTCTCACTGCAGGAGAGGGATGCAAGTTCGTGTTCGAGGAGGGTTCAGTCCTCTCATACTTCGGCTCGAACTACGAGTTCAAAGAGACTACCGCTGTCAAGGTTTCCGGAAAGGCCTCCTACACCATCGTGAACACGGAGCCGCCTAAGGACAAGATCAGCATCAACAGCAAAGTGACGATCGCTGTCGACAAGGGCACCGTCGTCGAGGTCTCAGACGTCATCGTCAAGTTCGAGGGCGCTGTGGAAGCGACCGGGGACCTCACCGTCAATGTCAACGGCAGCATCACAGACATCATCGCCTACATCCAGAACAAGGAGTACAACAAGATCGACGCGAGCGCGGACCTGAAGGTCGATTTCAACATCGGCAAGATCACGGTCACCACAAAGGACGACAAATTCGCCGTCGAGAGCGGAAAGGCCTCCCTCTCCGTCAAGGCATCGACACCTCTGGCCAACAAGACCGAGGACTTCAGGGGCAACATCGTCGCCGAGTCCAAGATCGAGTGCAGCGTCGATGATCAGAAGTTCACCGAGGAACTCAACGGAAGCCTGGATCTGAAGTTCAACGGAATCGAGAAAGTCGATATCCTCGATCCCTCCACATACAAGAACATCTCGATCGACGCGAGCGGAAGCTTCAAGTCGACCATGACCGCAGACATCGTCACCGACGATTTCACCCTGAAGGGACTGAAGGATACGGCAGAGCTCAGCTTCAGCGAGGATTCCGCGACCGGAAGTTCCGAATTCTCCATCAAGGAGCTCAGGATCAAGCAGGCCGTCGAAGGCGTCGAGACTAATGTGGTCATCAACAATCTGTCCGCCAAGGGCTCATTCTCCATCGACCTCAAGGAGGCCGAGGAGAAGGCAAAGGACATCGACCTGCCGCAGGTCGACGTGGATAGCCTGAAATCGAAGATCAAGAACCTCCTGTCACAGCTCGACAGCTCCAACATCAACTTCGACGACCTCACCGCGAAGGTCAAGGACATCGCGAACAAGGTCAGGAACACGGACTTCTCCAAGATCGACGCGAAGGACATCGAGGAGATCCTCGATAACATGGAGTCCCTCATCGCCAAGATCACCGGGGACGATTCGTTCTCATTCGACGACATCGATATGGAGTCCATCATCAACAGCGACTTCGTCCAGCAGATGAAGGATGCTGCGGAGTCCGTCGACATCGAAGCCTCCATGGAGATCTCCGTAGGGGACCTCGAGGTCGAGACCAAGGGCGACGTGTACAACCTGATAACCGTCAACGGATTCAAGGTGGATGCCAAGGTCACCGCCGACAGCAGCCTTAAGGTGCAGGCCAACGCGAAACTTGACAAGGCAGAGTTCACCGCTAACGCCCCCGGCGCGTTCCAGATGGCAACGATCAACGGCCTCGAGGCCAGTGTTACCTATGACGGTCAGGTCGAGGCCAAGATCACCCTCAAGGACGCGATGACCAAGGACATCAAGAACGGGGCCGGCAGTGCCGTATCCGCGAGCGGAATCGAGATTGCCATCTCCTCGGAGGACGAGGTCCTGTCCTTGTCAGTGAAGGGCAGCATGAACAACAAGTCATACGCCAATGGGACGATTTCCAGTGAAACTGGCTTGACCGACCTCTCGGTGAAGATCTCATTGGATCTGAGCGATATCGACATCATAGGGATTATCAGCGGAGAGGTCAGTCCCATGGTGATACTCCAGAACATCACTGTCGAAGAGATCACCGGGAAGATGAGCCAGACGTCGCAGGGAATTACCATGGACTGGGGCAGTGTGAAGTTCGACATGGAGAACATGATCATGTCCTCCGAGAAGATCACCTTGTCCGGAACGTACACGGTTCACGACTCGTCAATTTCAAAGATCGAAGGATCGATCATTAACTACCACCAGCCGGTTATGTCCTTTGGGAACTACGGATTCGACAGTGCGGAAGTCACGTACACGATGAAGGACGGATCCAAGGTCATAGATAAGATGGAGGTTGCGGACAGCAAGCTCATCGAGAAGATCACCGTCTCTGGCGACGTAAACTATGGAGAGATCCAGTCAGCCGTCGGAATATTCGCCGCTATCGGTTATTACCTGAGCGAGAAGGAGCTGACGGTCGACGGTGACGGACGTCTTATCATGTCCAGTTTCGGATTCGATTATGACTTGAATGGAACCGTATATGTCACCGAATTCATCCAGATCGATGGGGAGAACTATTCGCTCAACTTCAACGGAGCGTATCTGGCCATCGCAGACGGAGACGCATCCAAGATGACCGTCCAGGCTGCCAAGGGATACACGCTCGATCCCGAATCCTACGAAGGATTCGAAATACAGGACGGATACGTGGTCATCACCGACAATTATCTTACCGCAGTGTCGGTCGGTGAGAAGTTCAAACTGACCATCGACGGTAAGGAGCAGGAGGCGACATACGGACAGTATGTTGACGCAGATGTAGCAGATGACGTGATCTGGCTCAAGGATTCCAGCGGAACTGTGTATGGAGATGTCAGTGACGGATCCTGGTCCTACGAGTACCTCTACTATGGAGACCTCACGCTTACTTCCGTCACCGGAACGGAGGCCAAGGTGAAGTCCGGCGAGACCGTATCCGCGGAGAGTAACGATTTCTACTTCGCAGTCCCCATGGAAGCTGATGTCTTCACCGTATCCGCGCCTTCGGGATTGATCTTTACCGTGGACACCGAATACGCATACTCTGAATCGTTCTGCGTCAGCAACGCTAAGACGACCTACAACGGAAGCGAGGCGTACGACATCACCGCTACCGGTCCGATGTCCGTCAAGTTCCCCGTGAAGGATGAGAACACCGTCCTGTACCACATCATCAACGGAGTCCCCGTCGAGATGGCAGGAACCTATGAGGTCGATGAAAACGGTCAGATGTACCTCTGTGCCACCCTGACATCCTACTCCACCTATGTGCTGGATTCAGGAACTGCCGGCGGATTGGTATTGGACATGACCATGCTCGTCATCATCTTCGCGGTGTTCGTCGTGGTCATCGTCGCTGCAGTGATCGTAGTGAAGAAGAAGAGGGCCGCCTGA
- a CDS encoding ribosomal RNA large subunit methyltransferase J RrmJ — MADLHDRWVAERRNEHYYKLAKKLNYRSRASFKLIQIDERFGIFKEGDSVVDLGACPGGWCQVAKERTWPNGHVIGVDLRYIKPMDGVEFIIGDITEDSTMRELLERFNGKADVVLSDMAPNIAGHYSTDHARSINLCMFAVDVCDRILKKEGKLVMKVFMGDMFDSLKSELEKRFQSVKVHSPDASRPTSSEVYVICQGFYGKSVELKDVTEKEKKPEFTVKGGFI; from the coding sequence ATGGCCGACCTACACGACCGCTGGGTTGCGGAGAGGAGGAACGAGCACTACTACAAGCTCGCGAAGAAGCTCAACTATCGTTCCAGGGCATCCTTCAAACTCATCCAGATCGACGAGAGGTTCGGCATCTTCAAGGAGGGCGACTCGGTCGTGGACCTGGGAGCCTGTCCCGGCGGATGGTGCCAGGTCGCGAAGGAGAGGACCTGGCCGAACGGCCATGTTATCGGTGTAGACCTGAGGTACATCAAACCCATGGACGGCGTCGAATTCATCATCGGAGACATAACCGAGGATTCCACGATGAGGGAGCTCCTGGAGAGGTTCAACGGAAAGGCGGATGTCGTGCTGTCGGACATGGCACCGAACATCGCCGGTCATTATTCAACGGATCATGCCAGGTCCATCAACCTGTGCATGTTCGCGGTCGACGTCTGCGACCGCATCCTGAAGAAGGAGGGGAAGCTCGTGATGAAGGTCTTCATGGGGGACATGTTCGATTCCCTCAAGAGCGAGCTGGAGAAGCGCTTCCAGTCGGTCAAGGTCCATTCGCCTGACGCGTCCAGGCCGACTTCGTCGGAGGTCTACGTGATCTGCCAGGGGTTCTACGGGAAGTCCGTGGAGCTCAAGGACGTCACCGAGAAGGAGAAGAAACCCGAGTTCACGGTGAAGGGCGGATTCATATGA